From a region of the Triticum aestivum cultivar Chinese Spring chromosome 7D, IWGSC CS RefSeq v2.1, whole genome shotgun sequence genome:
- the LOC123169449 gene encoding G-type lectin S-receptor-like serine/threonine-protein kinase At2g19130, translating into MSQITATFMALALCFAPAVGAAATLSARRPLRGKDTLASAQGKFELGLFTPAGSSGDRFYLGIWYKNIPGQTIIWVGNRVSPLSSVASAELRVSAEDGNLELVGPTGASASPAVVWSSNLPSSLSPGSKNMAEIRDNGNLVLVDGGNSSNVLWQSFDHPTDTQVPEAWVGENKLTGEYQALTSWRNAQDPAPGMFSDTLDPNGTSEIFFMWNRSYVYWRSGVWTGSFFARLPEAPKNFIYKSTYVETPAYRRVINVLYDNATMARHVLDLTGQLKMYVWMPTSQSWQVLWTAPMVSCDVYALCGTFGLCDQSGKLPCGCLPGFAPVSEWNWTLSDWSGGCHRSWPLTCAPNGSTTDGFLALPDVKLPDDSPAVGAAKSKLECESTCLKSCSCQAYAFSAGECTVWHGELRNLQRLYVDSDSPGSDLYLRLSERGLQDLRGSVDRKKMGRKLWLVLGIVLAGVAAVGASVILAWRIVLARRRRLTRMANVNGSSLAVYSYGDLRAATKNFSDRLGGGGFGSVYHGVLKQHKGDNSTHVQVAVKKLESLGWQGDKQFRTEVSTLGLIHHVNLVRLLGFCSSADEKMLVYEYMPRGSLDSLLFRDDACLSWRDRHCIMVGVARGLAYLHLGCRECIIHCDIKPENILLDEDMSPRIADFGMAKLVGRDFSRALTTMRGTIGYLAPEWISGQPISTKADVYSFGMVLFELISGRRNSEGYSEVEAARSGCSDSWTFFPVWAAGKIVDGEVGAVADPRLRGQVRPEELERTCRVACWCIQDDEALRPTMAQVVQALEGVVHVHAPPVPRVLQHIVS; encoded by the coding sequence ATGTCACAGATCACTGCCACTTTCATGGCCCTTGCCTTGTGCTTCGCCCCTGCAGTGGGTGCAGCGGCGACTCTCTCGGCGCGGCGTCCGCTGCGGGGCAAGGACACGCTGGCCTCAGCACAGGGCAAGTTCGAGCTCGGCCTCTTCACCCCTGCTGGTAGCTCCGGCGACAGGTTCTACCTCGGGATCTGGTACAAGAACATCCCCGGCCAGACCATCATCTGGGTGGGCAACCGCGTGAGTCCCCTGTCTTCTGTCGCCTCCGCTGAGCTTCGTGTGTCCGCTGAAGACGGCAACCTCGAACTTGTCGGTCCAACCGGCGCCTCTGCCTCGCCGGCCGTCGTCTGGTCTTCGAACCTGCCGTCTTCCTTGTCGCCAGGCTCAAAAAACATGGCGGAGATCCGCGACAACGGCAACCTGGTCCTTGTCGACGGCGGCAACTCCTCCAACGTGCTGTGGCAGAGCTTCGACCACCCCACGGACACGCAGGTGCCCGAAGCGTGGGTCGGGGAAAACAAGCTCACCGGTGAGTACCAGGCGCTGACGTCGTGGCGAAACGCCCAAGACCCCGCACCGGGGATGTTCAGCGACACCCTGGACCCCAACGGCACCAGCGAAATCTTCTTCATGTGGAACCGCTCCTACGTGTACTGGCGGAGCGGCGTCTGGACGGGGAGCTTCTTCGCGAGGCTGCCAGAAGCGCCGAAAAACTTCATCTACAAATCGACTTACGTCGAGACACCGGCGTATCGGCGCGTCATCAACGTGCTCTACGACAACGCAACCATGGCGCGCCACGTGCTCGATCTCACAGGCCAGTTGAAGATGTACGTCTGGATGCCCACGAGCCAGAGCTGGCAAGTCTTGTGGACCGCGCCCATGGTGTCGTGCGACGTGTACGCGCTTTGTGGCACGTTCGGCCTTTGCGATCAGAGCGGCAAGCTACCTTGCGGGTGTCTGCCCGGGTTCGCTCCGGTGTCAGAGTGGAATTGGACGCTCAGCGACTGGAGCGGTGGGTGCCACCGGAGCTGGCCGCTCACATGCGCACCGAACGGATCGACAACGGATGGGTTCCTGGCACTGCCAGACGTGAAGCTCCCTGATGACTCCCCCGCCGTGGGCGCTGCCAAGAGCAAACTAGAGTGTGAATCGACTTGTCTAAAGAGCTGCTCTTGCCAAGCCTACGCCTTCTCTGCCGGGGAGTGCACCGTCTGGCACGGAGAGCTCCGCAACCTTCAGCGACTCTATGTGGACTCCGACAGCCCCGGGTCAGACCTTTATCTTCGGCTTTCAGAAAGAGGATTGCAAGACCTCCGTGGCAGCGTAGACAGGAAGAAAATGGGGAGAAAGTTATGGCTTGTTCTTGGCATCGTATTGGCCGGTGTTGCAGCAGTGGGTGCGTCGGTCATACTAGCCTGGAGAATTGTTCTTGCCCGGAGGAGGAGACTGACTAGAATGGCAAACGTGAATGGGTCCTCCTTGGCCGTGTACAGCTATGGCGACCTGCGTGCTGCCACGAAGAACTTCTCGGACCGGCTCGGCGGCGGAGGCTTCGGGTCAGTGTACCACGGCGTCCTGAAGCAGCATAAGGGAGACAACTCGACCCATGTTCAGGTGGCAGTCAAGAAGCTGGAAAGTCTCGGGTGGCAGGGCGACAAGCAGTTCCGGACCGAGGTGAGCACCCTGGGGCTTATCCATCATGTGAACCTCGTCCGGCTCCTCGGGTTTTGCTCATCGGCTGACGAGAAGATGCTCGTCTACGAGTACATGCCCAGAGGCTCCCTCGACAGCCTCCTCTTCCGCGACGATGCGTGCCTGAGCTGGCGCGACCGACACTGCATAATGGTCGGTGTGGCGAGAGGGCTGGCCTACCTACACCTTGGCTGCCGCGAGTGCATCATACACTGTGACATCAAGCCAGAGAACATCCTGCTGGATGAGGACATGTCCCCGAGAATCGCCGATTTTGGGATGGCGAAGCTGGTGGGGAGGGACTTCAGCCGCGCGCTGACGACGATGCGGGGCACCATCGGGTACCTGGCGCCGGAGTGGATCTCTGGGCAGCCCATCAGCACCAAGGCGGACGTGTACAGCTTCGGGATGGTGCTCTTCGAGCTCATCTCGGGACGACGAAACTCTGAGGGATACAGTGAGGTGGAGGCGGCAAGAAGCGGGTGTAGTGATTCGTGGACCTTCTTCCCAGTGTGGGCTGCAGGAAAGATTGTTGATGGGGAAGTCGGCGCCGTGGCAGACCCACGGCTACGCGGCCAGGTGAGGCCGGAGGAGCTGGAGCGGACGTGCAGGGTGGCGTGCTGGTGCATCCAGGACGACGAGGCATTGCGGCCAACCATGGCGCAGGTCGTGCAGGCGCTAGAGGGCGTCGTCCATGTCCACGCGCCGCCGGTGCCGCGAGTGCTACAGCACATCGTCTCATGA